One window from the genome of Streptomyces cadmiisoli encodes:
- a CDS encoding ABC transporter ATP-binding protein translates to MTTTAVPSPPRADTPALDVEGLCVDLTTHAGRVRAVDGVSFSVHRGRTLALLGESGCGKSMTALSVVGLLDPAADVTGGAIRVRGNDTLRMSPTERRKLAGPVLSIVFQDALTALNPVQPVGRQIGEPFRIHQGLSRRQAQEKAIELMTRVGIPEPRQRARAYPHQFSGGMRQRLLIAMAVALNPDVLIADEPTTALDTTVQAQIMRLLRDLQDERDMAVVLITHDLAVVAQRADDVVVMYAGTVVENGPVRDVFADPRHPYTRGLLDSVPEHAVRGRPLPAVPGSPPELSAVPSGCVFQDRCPLVHERCIQVRPPLRPLGDKRSAACHISEELPHA, encoded by the coding sequence CGCGCCGTCGACGGCGTCAGCTTCAGCGTCCACCGCGGCCGCACCCTCGCCCTCCTCGGCGAGTCGGGCTGCGGCAAGTCGATGACCGCACTGTCCGTCGTCGGACTGCTGGACCCCGCAGCCGACGTGACCGGCGGCGCCATTCGGGTCAGGGGCAACGACACCCTGCGCATGAGCCCGACCGAACGCCGCAAACTCGCCGGACCCGTGCTGTCGATCGTGTTCCAGGACGCCCTGACCGCCCTCAACCCCGTACAACCGGTGGGCCGGCAGATCGGCGAACCGTTCCGCATCCACCAAGGGCTCTCCCGCCGCCAGGCCCAGGAGAAGGCGATCGAGCTGATGACCCGCGTGGGCATCCCCGAGCCCCGACAACGGGCCCGCGCCTACCCGCACCAGTTCTCCGGCGGCATGCGGCAGCGCCTGCTGATCGCCATGGCCGTCGCCCTGAACCCCGACGTGCTCATCGCCGACGAACCCACCACCGCTCTGGACACGACGGTACAGGCGCAGATCATGCGGCTGCTGCGCGATCTCCAGGACGAACGCGACATGGCCGTCGTACTGATCACTCACGACCTCGCCGTGGTCGCGCAGCGCGCGGACGACGTGGTCGTCATGTACGCAGGAACAGTCGTGGAGAACGGGCCGGTGCGCGACGTCTTCGCCGACCCTCGTCACCCCTACACCCGGGGCCTGCTCGACTCGGTTCCCGAACACGCCGTGCGCGGGCGCCCGCTGCCGGCCGTGCCCGGAAGCCCACCCGAACTGAGCGCAGTGCCGTCCGGATGCGTCTTCCAGGACCGCTGCCCGCTGGTGCACGAACGCTGCATCCAAGTACGGCCACCCCTGCGCCCCCTCGGTGACAAACGCTCGGCCGCCTGCCACATCTCCGAGGAGCTCCCCCATGCCTGA
- a CDS encoding ABC transporter ATP-binding protein: MPDSHFTTATETARADRTQQTPPLLEVRGVTKTFGSGRRRLTALDGVDIRLGRGETLGLVGESGCGKSTLARVLLGLEHPDAGTVRFDGTDPFALRGKDLLAWRRRVQMVFQDPFASLNARMSAADLIGEPWRTHRDVVTGTKAREKRVRELLSLVGLRDSDAHRYPNEFSGGQRQRIGIARALALDPDLIVCDEPVSALDLSVQAQVLNVLSELRERLGVAYLFISHDLSVVRYISDRVTVMYLGKVIEHGDTENVFERPQHPYTQALISAAPVLDTSQATGDREIQLQGEIPSPFDVPSGCRFRTRCWRAEDRCADEVPPPVARNTQGAADPHTAWCHFPLATESA, from the coding sequence ATGCCTGACAGCCACTTCACCACCGCTACCGAAACAGCCCGCGCCGACCGAACACAGCAGACCCCACCCCTGCTCGAAGTCCGCGGCGTCACCAAGACCTTCGGCAGCGGCCGCCGCCGGCTGACTGCCCTGGACGGAGTGGACATACGGCTCGGCCGCGGTGAAACCCTCGGGCTCGTCGGCGAATCGGGCTGCGGCAAGTCCACCCTGGCCCGAGTGCTGCTCGGCCTGGAACATCCGGACGCGGGCACGGTGCGGTTCGACGGCACCGACCCCTTCGCCCTGCGCGGCAAGGACCTCCTGGCCTGGCGCCGCCGAGTCCAGATGGTCTTCCAGGACCCCTTCGCCTCACTCAACGCACGCATGTCGGCCGCCGACCTGATCGGTGAGCCCTGGCGCACCCACCGGGACGTGGTAACCGGCACCAAGGCTCGGGAGAAGCGTGTCCGCGAACTGCTGTCCCTGGTCGGACTGCGCGACAGCGACGCCCACCGCTACCCCAACGAATTCTCCGGCGGGCAGCGCCAGCGCATCGGCATCGCCCGCGCGCTCGCGCTCGACCCGGACCTCATCGTCTGCGACGAGCCGGTCTCCGCCCTGGACCTGTCAGTACAAGCCCAGGTACTGAACGTCCTGTCGGAACTGCGCGAACGCCTCGGCGTCGCCTACCTGTTCATCTCCCACGACCTGTCAGTGGTGCGGTACATCTCCGACCGCGTGACCGTGATGTACCTGGGCAAGGTCATCGAACACGGCGACACCGAGAACGTCTTCGAACGCCCACAGCACCCCTACACCCAGGCGCTGATATCGGCGGCGCCGGTCCTGGACACCTCCCAGGCCACCGGCGACCGGGAGATCCAACTCCAGGGAGAGATCCCCTCACCCTTCGACGTCCCGTCAGGCTGCCGCTTTCGCACCCGCTGCTGGCGTGCCGAGGACCGGTGCGCCGACGAGGTACCACCGCCGGTCGCACGCAACACCCAAGGCGCGGCCGACCCGCACACGGCATGGTGCCACTTCCCACTCGCAACAGAGTCCGCGTAA